From the genome of Vicia villosa cultivar HV-30 ecotype Madison, WI linkage group LG2, Vvil1.0, whole genome shotgun sequence, one region includes:
- the LOC131649327 gene encoding uncharacterized protein LOC131649327, whose translation MSIIKVAPRNILADLKRNIPQNESNIKQVYNEYYKQNIASRGPRSEMEQLLKLLDDNHYVSRYIMCDDKVIVSDIFLTHAKSIKFFNTFPTVLIIGSTYKTNKYRLPLLEIVGVTSTEKTFSVGFTFLECDKQDNVTCALDICKSLLKDPQIIPSVIVTD comes from the coding sequence atgtcGATAATCAAAGTTgcgccgagaaacatacttgcaGATTTGAAACGGAATATACCACAAAATGagtcaaatatcaagcaagtatacaatgAATATTATAAACAGAACATTGCGAGCAGAGGTCCGAGATCCGAAATggaacaacttttgaaacttttggacGATAATCACTATGTTTCAAGGTACATAATGTGTGATGATAAAGTCATTGTCAGTGACATTTTTTTGACTCATGCAAAAAGTATCAAGTtcttcaacacatttccaaccgtcctTATAATTGGTTcaacgtacaagaccaacaagtataggcttccgcttctagaaatTGTTGGTGTCACTTCTACGGAGAAGACATTTTCGGTTGGATTTACATTTCTCGAATGTGATAAACAAGACAACGTTACATGTGCGTTGGACATATGCAAGAGTTTGTTGAAGGATCCACAAATTATTCCTAGTGTCATTGTAACCGACTGA